Proteins encoded within one genomic window of Couchioplanes caeruleus:
- the ligD gene encoding non-homologous end-joining DNA ligase: MPGAPLSPMLATAGPLPVGAGWSYEFKWDGVRVLASFEGGAPRLWARSGTSVTLAYPEIAPLALPPDSLLDGEMVVLDAAGRPSFTALAERMHVRDAGKAARLAGSLPVTYMVFDLLRYAGESLLDLPYSQRRARLEEVDLGSGHWMVPPVFTDGPATAAAARENSLEGVVAKGLDTPYVPGARSSDWVKVKFDRTGDYVIGGWRPGARRLGGLLVGIPGPDGGLRFRGRVGGGIGAAAEQELLSVLAPIASTKSPFAAGAVPREDARGAHWVNPELVVEVRYGNRTPDGRLRFPRFLRLRPDKTPAECVEDDDDG, encoded by the coding sequence GTGCCGGGTGCGCCGCTGTCCCCCATGCTCGCCACGGCGGGCCCCCTTCCGGTCGGCGCCGGATGGAGCTACGAGTTCAAGTGGGACGGCGTCCGGGTCCTCGCCTCGTTCGAGGGTGGGGCACCCCGGCTGTGGGCGCGCTCGGGCACGTCGGTGACGCTCGCCTATCCGGAGATCGCACCCCTGGCCCTGCCGCCGGACTCGCTGCTCGACGGGGAGATGGTGGTGCTCGACGCGGCCGGGCGGCCGTCCTTCACCGCGCTGGCCGAGCGGATGCACGTCCGAGATGCGGGCAAGGCCGCCCGGCTGGCGGGCTCGCTACCGGTCACCTACATGGTCTTCGACCTTCTTCGATACGCCGGTGAGTCGCTGCTCGACCTCCCATACTCGCAACGGCGCGCTCGCCTCGAAGAGGTCGACCTCGGCTCGGGGCACTGGATGGTGCCGCCGGTCTTCACCGACGGACCCGCCACCGCGGCGGCCGCGCGGGAGAACAGCCTCGAAGGCGTGGTCGCCAAGGGGCTGGACACGCCGTACGTGCCGGGCGCCCGGTCGAGCGACTGGGTCAAGGTCAAGTTCGACCGCACCGGCGACTACGTCATCGGCGGGTGGCGGCCCGGTGCCCGCCGGCTCGGCGGGCTGCTGGTGGGGATACCGGGGCCGGACGGGGGGCTGCGCTTCCGGGGCCGGGTCGGCGGGGGGATCGGCGCCGCCGCGGAGCAGGAGCTGCTGTCCGTGCTGGCGCCGATCGCGAGCACGAAGTCACCGTTCGCGGCCGGGGCGGTGCCCAGGGAGGATGCGCGCGGCGCTCACTGGGTAAACCCGGAGCTGGTGGTCGAGGTGCGCTACGGCAACCGTACGCCCGACGGGCGGTTGCGGTTCCCCCGCTTCCTGCGCCTACGCCCGGACAAGACGCCCGCGGAATGTGTGGAGGACGACGACGATGGCTGA
- a CDS encoding Ku protein codes for MRAIWKGAVSFGLVSIAVKLFSATEEKDIRFHQVHRTDGGRIKYQRTCSIDGEVVSYDDIAKGYDIGGGEMVILTDEDFAELPLTTSRAIDVLQFVPADQIDPLLFAKAYYLEPEGQAAKPYVLLRDALSEADRVAIVKIALRQREQLATLRVHDDVLVLNTMLWPDEVRTPDFGFLDDDIETRPAELAMAASLIDSMAGSFKPEEFTDNYRAALQEVIDAKVEGREVVAPEEVEEAPAAAVDLMAALKASVERAKKARGENPEERARAIEAPPARKTAATKTAAKKAPAKKTTATKSTAKAGPAKATKTAAKKTTPAKKSA; via the coding sequence ATGCGGGCGATCTGGAAGGGCGCGGTCTCGTTCGGCCTGGTGTCGATCGCTGTCAAACTCTTCTCGGCCACCGAGGAGAAGGACATCCGCTTCCACCAGGTGCATCGCACCGACGGTGGCCGGATCAAGTACCAGCGCACCTGCTCGATCGACGGCGAGGTGGTCAGCTACGACGACATCGCCAAGGGCTACGACATCGGCGGCGGCGAGATGGTGATCCTCACCGACGAGGACTTCGCCGAGCTGCCGCTCACCACGTCCCGGGCGATCGACGTGCTGCAGTTCGTGCCCGCCGACCAGATCGATCCCCTGCTCTTCGCCAAGGCCTACTACCTGGAGCCGGAGGGGCAGGCCGCGAAGCCGTACGTACTGCTGCGCGACGCGCTCAGCGAGGCCGACCGGGTCGCGATCGTCAAGATCGCGCTGCGGCAGCGGGAGCAGCTCGCCACCCTGCGGGTCCACGACGACGTCCTGGTCCTCAACACCATGCTCTGGCCCGACGAGGTCCGCACCCCCGACTTCGGCTTCCTGGACGACGACATCGAGACCCGCCCGGCGGAGCTGGCGATGGCCGCCTCGCTGATCGACTCCATGGCCGGCAGCTTCAAGCCGGAGGAGTTCACCGACAACTATCGGGCGGCGCTTCAGGAGGTCATCGACGCCAAGGTCGAGGGCCGCGAGGTCGTCGCCCCCGAGGAGGTCGAGGAGGCGCCGGCCGCCGCGGTCGACCTGATGGCGGCGCTGAAGGCCTCCGTCGAGCGGGCGAAGAAGGCCCGTGGCGAGAACCCCGAGGAACGCGCGCGCGCCATCGAGGCCCCGCCTGCCAGGAAGACCGCCGCCACGAAGACCGCCGCCAAGAAGGCCCCGGCCAAGAAGACCACTGCCACGAAGAGCACGGCCAAGGCCGGTCCCGCCAAGGCCACGAAGACCGCGGCCAAGAAGACAACGCCTGCGAAGAAGTCCGCCTGA
- a CDS encoding NUDIX domain-containing protein, protein MGLTWAESYLGRVRGSVGDSDTLLFVGARGVIFDEQGRLLLIQRSDNRRWAIPAGAMELGESMEECAIREVWEETGLRATALTPFAFYSAYTFTNGWGHTYQQILMSFRIDTWEGELQKVTEESVDAGFFALDALPGQHSRIIEETLADLASFQSTGRMVVK, encoded by the coding sequence GTGGGATTGACGTGGGCTGAGTCTTATCTAGGTCGGGTACGCGGTAGCGTCGGCGACTCCGACACACTGCTGTTCGTGGGAGCACGAGGGGTGATCTTCGACGAGCAGGGCCGACTGCTGCTGATCCAGCGCTCCGACAACCGCCGCTGGGCGATTCCGGCGGGAGCGATGGAGCTCGGCGAGAGCATGGAGGAGTGCGCGATCCGCGAGGTCTGGGAGGAGACCGGCCTGCGGGCGACGGCGCTGACCCCGTTCGCGTTCTACAGCGCCTACACCTTCACCAATGGGTGGGGCCACACCTACCAGCAGATCCTCATGTCGTTCCGGATCGACACCTGGGAGGGCGAGCTGCAGAAGGTGACGGAGGAGTCGGTCGACGCCGGATTCTTCGCGCTGGACGCGCTGCCGGGGCAACACTCGCGCATCATCGAGGAGACGCTGGCCGACCTGGCGTCCTTCCAGAGTACGGGCCGCATGGTGGTGAAGTGA
- a CDS encoding type 1 glutamine amidotransferase domain-containing protein, with product MATSIKGKRVAFLATDGVEEVEYTQPRKAVEAAGGKAELVSIKAGEIQAVNHMDKAGTYPVDKQVKDVDVDQYDALVLPGGVANPDFLRTDPDAVRLVRDFFTAGKAVAAICHGPWTLVEAGVVDGRTLTSWPSLRTDLANAGATWVDEQVHVDQGLVTSRKPDDLPAFCDKMIEEIAEGAHQRHRA from the coding sequence ATGGCCACCTCGATCAAGGGCAAGCGTGTGGCGTTCCTCGCGACCGACGGCGTGGAAGAAGTCGAGTACACGCAGCCTCGCAAGGCCGTGGAGGCCGCCGGGGGCAAGGCCGAGCTCGTGTCCATCAAAGCGGGCGAGATCCAGGCCGTAAACCATATGGACAAGGCCGGCACCTATCCGGTGGACAAACAGGTCAAGGACGTGGACGTCGATCAGTACGACGCCCTCGTGCTGCCGGGAGGCGTGGCCAACCCGGACTTCCTGCGTACGGATCCGGACGCGGTCCGCCTCGTCCGCGACTTCTTCACGGCGGGCAAGGCGGTCGCGGCCATCTGCCACGGACCGTGGACCCTGGTGGAGGCGGGCGTCGTCGACGGCCGCACGCTCACCAGTTGGCCTAGTCTGCGGACGGACCTCGCCAACGCCGGAGCGACCTGGGTCGACGAGCAGGTCCACGTCGATCAGGGCCTGGTGACGAGCCGCAAACCGGACGATCTGCCGGCCTTCTGCGACAAGATGATCGAAGAGATCGCCGAGGGCGCCCACCAGCGGCATCGCGCCTGA
- a CDS encoding DUF2231 domain-containing protein has translation MESRLRIAGQAVQPVLVMFPLGLFTMAVLFDIGNLLGGPAILGALAYWNILAGLLGGILAAVAGAIDLMLVPHGTPAKRVGVLQNLANMGVLILFAVILMLRMRSPERVAGFGLLAVELLALTGSVFGAWYGGELVNRRAATFARAQPGNRTY, from the coding sequence ATGGAGAGCCGACTCAGAATCGCCGGCCAGGCGGTCCAGCCCGTCCTCGTGATGTTTCCCCTCGGACTGTTCACGATGGCGGTCCTCTTCGACATCGGCAACCTCCTCGGCGGCCCCGCCATCCTCGGTGCGCTCGCGTACTGGAACATCCTCGCCGGCCTTCTCGGCGGCATCCTGGCCGCGGTCGCCGGGGCGATCGATCTGATGCTGGTGCCGCACGGCACCCCGGCGAAGCGCGTCGGAGTCCTGCAGAACCTCGCCAACATGGGCGTGCTCATCCTCTTCGCGGTGATCCTGATGCTCCGCATGCGCAGCCCTGAGCGGGTCGCCGGCTTCGGTCTGCTCGCCGTCGAGCTCCTCGCCCTGACCGGCTCGGTCTTCGGCGCCTGGTACGGCGGCGAACTGGTCAACCGCCGCGCCGCCACGTTTGCCCGCGCCCAGCCCGGGAACCGGACGTACTGA
- a CDS encoding DUF1304 domain-containing protein, whose translation MGTAAKILVGLVALIHVYILVLEMFLWRTERVRATFGTTAEFAAESATLASNQGLYNGFLAAGLIYGLVTGNVEFQVFFLCCVIIAGIFGAATANRRILFVQALPAVVALVPVVLAR comes from the coding sequence ATGGGCACAGCCGCGAAGATCCTGGTGGGCCTCGTGGCCCTCATCCACGTGTACATCCTCGTACTCGAGATGTTCCTCTGGCGGACAGAACGGGTGCGCGCCACATTCGGTACCACCGCCGAGTTCGCCGCCGAGAGCGCCACGCTGGCGTCGAACCAGGGCCTCTACAACGGCTTCCTGGCGGCCGGACTGATCTACGGCCTGGTGACGGGGAACGTGGAGTTTCAGGTCTTCTTCCTGTGTTGCGTCATCATCGCCGGAATTTTCGGCGCCGCGACCGCCAACCGCAGGATCCTGTTCGTGCAGGCCCTGCCCGCTGTCGTCGCCCTGGTGCCGGTGGTGCTGGCGCGCTGA
- a CDS encoding DUF6232 family protein: protein MRLYYRGPDAMVTSEHFVHRTPTTTRAFLIRDLREVGITSAEEPGTPVLAMAGGTAMALVAALPLWRISPLYAIGFLGLAGFGLATAALLRRGRPRTWLLQATYRGQSVELYQSADARVFNQVSRALRRAIEDARPPSSWDDFAAA from the coding sequence ATGCGCCTCTACTACCGTGGCCCGGACGCGATGGTGACCAGCGAACACTTCGTCCACCGCACGCCCACGACGACGAGGGCGTTTCTGATCCGCGACCTCCGCGAGGTCGGCATCACCAGCGCCGAGGAACCTGGGACTCCCGTCCTCGCGATGGCCGGCGGAACGGCGATGGCGCTGGTCGCGGCCCTGCCGCTGTGGCGGATCTCGCCGCTGTACGCGATCGGCTTCCTGGGCCTGGCGGGTTTTGGACTGGCCACCGCCGCCCTCCTGCGACGCGGACGGCCGCGGACGTGGCTGCTGCAGGCGACGTATCGCGGGCAGTCGGTGGAGCTCTACCAGTCCGCCGACGCGCGCGTCTTCAACCAAGTCAGCAGGGCACTGCGCCGGGCGATCGAGGATGCTCGGCCTCCGTCGTCCTGGGACGACTTCGCGGCGGCCTGA
- a CDS encoding DUF397 domain-containing protein, which yields MDTIEAPQWRKSSYCSNATCVEVARVEDNYLIRDSKDPDIAPLSFTSEEWAAFVRGVNEGQFAFE from the coding sequence TTGGATACGATCGAGGCTCCCCAGTGGCGCAAGAGCAGCTACTGCAGCAACGCTACTTGCGTCGAAGTCGCTCGGGTCGAGGACAACTATCTGATCCGCGACTCGAAGGACCCGGACATCGCCCCGCTGAGCTTCACCTCGGAGGAATGGGCGGCGTTCGTGCGAGGGGTCAACGAGGGGCAGTTCGCCTTCGAGTGA
- a CDS encoding geranylgeranyl reductase family protein: MADWDVAVVGAGPGGLAAAHAAASAGARTLVLERAEHPRYKTCGGGLIGTSLSWAGSRISVPVRDTVDAITFTDRGRRAFTRRAVDRPLLTMVRRDEFDFAWYEAAIAAGAQVRQHALVRSVDQDADAARVTLADGEVIAARTVIGADGSAAITSRYVGVTFDQQDLGLELEVAATAADRVAYRGRVVLDWGYVPGSYGWVFPKDDQLTVGVIMAKGKGAETKRYLSEFVDGLGLADRPVIRDSGHLTRCRRADAPLRRGRVIVVGDAAGLLEPWTREGISFALRSGTWAGEIAGRARTPDALAEYELLVNWYLTPDMAAGRRLFRLFARHPRLMHAAMATPPGWRAFRASCRGELSMAEVLRRTSVRAAVGLLGGSP, encoded by the coding sequence GTGGCGGACTGGGACGTGGCCGTGGTCGGTGCGGGACCGGGCGGCCTGGCAGCGGCCCACGCGGCGGCGTCGGCCGGGGCACGAACCCTCGTGCTCGAGCGCGCCGAGCATCCCCGATACAAGACCTGCGGTGGCGGACTGATCGGCACGTCGCTGTCCTGGGCCGGCTCCCGGATCTCGGTGCCCGTCCGCGACACGGTCGACGCGATCACGTTCACCGACCGCGGGCGCCGGGCCTTCACCCGCCGGGCGGTGGATCGCCCGCTGCTGACGATGGTGCGACGCGACGAATTCGACTTCGCCTGGTACGAGGCCGCGATCGCCGCCGGTGCCCAGGTGCGCCAGCACGCGCTGGTCCGCTCGGTCGACCAGGACGCCGACGCCGCGCGGGTGACTCTCGCCGACGGGGAGGTAATCGCCGCCCGCACGGTGATCGGTGCCGACGGGTCGGCCGCGATCACCTCCCGGTACGTCGGAGTCACGTTCGACCAGCAGGATCTGGGCCTCGAACTCGAGGTCGCGGCGACGGCCGCGGACCGCGTCGCCTACCGGGGCCGGGTGGTGCTCGACTGGGGCTACGTGCCCGGCTCCTACGGCTGGGTCTTTCCCAAGGACGACCAGCTCACCGTCGGCGTCATCATGGCCAAGGGCAAAGGCGCCGAGACGAAGCGGTATCTCTCGGAGTTCGTCGACGGGCTCGGCCTCGCCGATCGTCCGGTGATCCGCGACTCGGGTCACCTCACGCGGTGCCGCCGGGCGGACGCGCCGCTGCGCAGGGGCCGGGTGATCGTGGTCGGCGACGCGGCGGGGCTGCTGGAGCCGTGGACTCGCGAGGGCATCAGCTTCGCGCTGCGCTCCGGGACGTGGGCCGGCGAGATTGCGGGGCGGGCCCGGACACCCGACGCTCTCGCCGAGTACGAGCTCCTGGTGAACTGGTATCTGACCCCGGACATGGCGGCGGGTCGCAGACTTTTCCGGCTCTTCGCCAGGCATCCGCGACTCATGCATGCGGCGATGGCGACGCCGCCGGGCTGGCGGGCGTTTCGGGCCTCGTGCCGCGGTGAGCTGTCGATGGCCGAGGTGCTGCGGCGAACCTCGGTCCGGGCGGCGGTCGGCCTCCTGGGTGGATCGCCCTGA
- a CDS encoding DUF6226 family protein translates to MGKFEPSLDPYRCELTGRGRYQVLHDAAEELLDELAEQYVVDRRETKEPAGPGPYAEYVRTVRLIPRHPAAAPLSIAFTDFPGIVLRLGRWFVETLPRGEDGAEDPAELIADLRARTDAHVEGGLWERVRRGLTGSLRETRLIGRGLRISRREPVDNREARAARRDGFAAAVQWAPWPRRAPRDAGRP, encoded by the coding sequence GTGGGAAAGTTCGAGCCTTCGCTTGATCCGTACCGTTGCGAGCTCACCGGCCGTGGGCGGTACCAGGTGCTGCATGACGCCGCCGAGGAGCTGCTCGACGAGCTGGCCGAACAGTATGTCGTGGACCGGCGGGAGACCAAGGAACCCGCCGGTCCAGGGCCGTACGCCGAGTACGTGCGGACCGTACGGCTGATTCCCCGGCACCCGGCGGCGGCGCCGCTGTCGATCGCCTTCACCGATTTCCCGGGCATCGTGCTGCGGCTCGGCCGGTGGTTCGTCGAAACCCTGCCGCGCGGCGAGGACGGTGCCGAGGATCCGGCCGAGCTGATCGCCGACCTGCGGGCCCGGACGGACGCGCACGTCGAGGGCGGGCTCTGGGAGCGGGTGCGCCGGGGACTGACGGGGTCGTTGCGCGAGACGCGGCTGATCGGCCGGGGACTACGGATCAGCCGGCGGGAGCCGGTCGACAACCGCGAGGCGCGGGCAGCACGCCGCGACGGCTTCGCCGCGGCGGTGCAGTGGGCTCCCTGGCCGCGACGCGCCCCCCGGGATGCCGGCCGTCCCTGA
- a CDS encoding DUF397 domain-containing protein, with amino-acid sequence MRDRTEQTVVWRRASRCGTTSCVEVAKIGHDFVVRDSKNPQQRHLRFSAEEWSAFASAVKRGEFDL; translated from the coding sequence ATGAGGGACCGAACGGAGCAGACGGTTGTCTGGCGCCGGGCCAGCAGATGCGGAACCACGAGCTGCGTCGAGGTTGCCAAGATCGGACACGACTTCGTCGTTCGTGACTCCAAGAATCCACAGCAGCGGCACCTGCGCTTCTCGGCGGAGGAATGGTCCGCGTTCGCTTCCGCGGTCAAGCGGGGCGAATTCGACCTCTGA
- a CDS encoding DUF397 domain-containing protein, whose product MNGVSAPAWRRSSKCANSTCVEVARVEDEFLIRDSKRPDLPALSFTREEWVAFRDGMLAGEFDL is encoded by the coding sequence ATGAACGGCGTCAGCGCGCCCGCGTGGCGGAGGAGCAGCAAGTGCGCGAACAGCACCTGCGTGGAAGTGGCCAGGGTCGAGGATGAGTTTCTGATCCGGGACTCGAAGCGGCCTGACCTTCCTGCCCTCTCGTTCACGAGAGAAGAGTGGGTGGCCTTCCGCGACGGCATGCTGGCGGGTGAATTCGACCTTTGA
- a CDS encoding helix-turn-helix domain-containing protein translates to MRLALREAREQANLTQQQVADEMEWSLSKVIRIENGDVTIAPNDLRPLLNFLQVKDKSVIAALLVDARIARTRQRQAWHQKPQFREVLSDAHRKLIEYEAEATAIRYFSIYFIPGPLQLPAYAEALMQLYVGEMPEDRIRGVLDARQRRREALLSRVGTVELFVLLDESVLMRPIGGAAVFTDQLRELQRLADEGAIKLRMVPFTLEAPVTNNASFDLLSLDVNDEGMLLYHENGLSDEVIEAKTTTMRHRNRYDLVWQEALDESDTIDFIRKRIDLESAATGRRREPR, encoded by the coding sequence GTGCGTCTGGCGCTGCGCGAGGCGCGTGAGCAGGCAAATCTGACCCAGCAGCAGGTGGCCGACGAGATGGAGTGGTCGCTGAGCAAGGTCATCCGGATCGAGAACGGCGACGTGACCATCGCTCCGAACGATCTCCGGCCGCTGCTTAACTTCCTCCAGGTGAAGGACAAGTCGGTGATCGCCGCGTTGCTCGTCGACGCCCGGATCGCCCGGACGCGGCAACGGCAGGCGTGGCACCAGAAGCCCCAGTTTCGCGAGGTCCTCAGCGACGCGCACCGGAAATTGATCGAATACGAGGCCGAGGCAACGGCGATCAGGTATTTCTCGATCTACTTCATTCCTGGACCATTGCAGCTCCCGGCGTACGCGGAAGCTCTGATGCAGTTGTATGTCGGCGAGATGCCCGAGGATCGGATCCGGGGCGTCCTCGATGCACGGCAGCGCCGGCGGGAGGCATTACTTTCCCGCGTCGGCACCGTTGAACTGTTCGTGCTGCTGGACGAGTCGGTGCTGATGCGCCCGATCGGCGGGGCCGCCGTCTTCACGGATCAACTCCGGGAATTGCAACGGCTGGCGGACGAAGGCGCGATCAAGCTTCGCATGGTGCCGTTCACGCTGGAGGCGCCGGTCACCAACAATGCGTCGTTCGATCTTCTTTCCCTCGATGTGAACGACGAGGGAATGCTGCTTTACCACGAGAATGGTCTCTCCGACGAGGTGATCGAGGCCAAGACCACCACCATGCGGCACCGCAACCGGTACGACCTGGTGTGGCAGGAAGCTCTTGATGAATCAGACACGATCGACTTCATCCGCAAGAGGATAGACCTGGAATCGGCCGCCACAGGCCGCCGACGGGAACCCCGATAA
- a CDS encoding DUF6232 family protein, whose protein sequence is MRTYYRGPDAVVTEKYFVWRTSPAKVFVIEELRDIELVRGRPGGWGSGEALVTVAAVVTLTSVGWTLGGVVVASLAVVLGSVLAGTLAATRRRATCSWYLQAYRNGGRVTLYSAVDARVFNQVVRALRRAVEDSRRPRDVRGLVVA, encoded by the coding sequence ATGCGCACCTACTATCGTGGTCCCGACGCAGTGGTAACCGAAAAGTATTTCGTCTGGCGTACCAGTCCCGCCAAAGTCTTCGTCATCGAGGAACTGCGCGACATCGAGCTGGTGCGCGGCCGGCCCGGGGGATGGGGCTCGGGCGAGGCCCTGGTCACGGTGGCCGCCGTCGTCACTCTTACGAGCGTCGGCTGGACCCTCGGGGGAGTGGTTGTCGCCTCGCTGGCCGTGGTCCTCGGTAGCGTCCTGGCCGGGACGCTCGCCGCGACGCGACGGCGGGCGACTTGTTCGTGGTATCTGCAGGCTTATCGGAACGGTGGGCGGGTAACTCTGTACTCGGCTGTGGACGCTCGCGTATTCAACCAGGTCGTTCGAGCGCTCCGCCGGGCGGTGGAGGACTCGCGGCGCCCTCGTGACGTTCGTGGCTTGGTAGTGGCCTGA
- a CDS encoding nucleoside-diphosphate kinase, giving the protein MTGYHTAPMIVDTDGDRGLRDIYFHESVTDLSDVAGPAWPEVLHRTALLLFTPDAVVSNQVGAGIEFLRRHGYTVAAHAPVRLHRHHIREIWRRDLSDPGWETRDRLAICDRLLTFTDSLAVLLVDESPEPDRPAARRLTALKGSGEPQQRTAGTLRASLDSPNNVFRLVHASDGPEQVLREIGILFAARRRRELFKALTHADRVPAAVLTADARQLARTAGPQSLNAEPSLRRLLDASPTANLHRHLADLAAGRPVHCWALYEAIDESGLDFIEWDVIAVGALALSSLPRPPEEA; this is encoded by the coding sequence ATGACCGGCTATCACACAGCACCGATGATCGTGGACACCGACGGAGATCGCGGGCTGCGTGACATCTATTTTCATGAGTCGGTGACCGACCTGTCCGACGTGGCCGGGCCGGCGTGGCCGGAGGTGCTGCACCGCACTGCTCTGTTGCTGTTCACCCCGGATGCGGTGGTGAGCAACCAGGTCGGCGCGGGGATAGAGTTCCTCCGCCGGCATGGATACACCGTGGCGGCGCACGCGCCCGTTCGGCTGCATCGCCATCACATCCGCGAAATCTGGCGCCGAGACTTGTCCGATCCGGGCTGGGAGACAAGGGACCGGCTGGCGATTTGTGACCGCCTGCTGACCTTCACCGACAGCCTGGCCGTCTTGCTGGTGGACGAGTCACCCGAGCCGGATCGACCCGCGGCCCGCCGGCTCACCGCGCTCAAGGGCAGCGGTGAACCGCAACAGCGGACGGCAGGCACCCTGAGAGCGTCGCTGGACTCGCCCAACAACGTGTTCCGGCTGGTGCACGCGTCCGACGGCCCCGAGCAGGTGTTGCGTGAGATCGGAATCCTGTTCGCCGCGCGGCGGCGGCGGGAGCTGTTCAAAGCCCTGACTCACGCCGACCGGGTCCCGGCGGCGGTCTTGACCGCGGATGCCCGGCAACTGGCACGGACAGCCGGACCGCAGTCGCTGAATGCTGAGCCGTCGCTGCGCCGGCTCCTTGACGCGTCGCCCACCGCAAACCTGCACCGGCACCTCGCCGACCTGGCGGCCGGACGGCCGGTGCACTGCTGGGCACTGTACGAGGCCATCGACGAGTCGGGCCTCGACTTCATCGAGTGGGACGTCATCGCCGTCGGCGCGCTCGCACTCAGCTCCCTGCCCCGGCCGCCCGAGGAGGCATGA
- a CDS encoding radical SAM protein, whose amino-acid sequence MTGLTPFRRRLLDAIPPAMDRLAPHPSTAFVWPTEHCSVGCAHCNFASVPRRGPAAPGMDPDDLVRWLVEAGAKRVVLCGGGEPLDEPDFCTAVIASCARTSLDFGLYTGGHSLSAPRPPEEYIRTWQALRGPRPQGRFWLRLSLDAFHADRIGTRVVAEWITKAEALAPDWRVTLRTLRVEHDTSLAELAGHLGARIRDAPNGSARLVLPSGRGVVVERMSFIVDGRGTVDLLRRRGLALPAEDEQRLAPWQSLVGRSNRLGRPLSRRLTVGARHVDLEIHADASVHVLESQPFDARLSWREYDWPAMRERYYRDPMIHAVAWGGLDLPAQLLREAMQEGVAERSIVPFSLEKLCDAQVLDWITARAVLHLAEIFDYPPAAVQDAQRLLARAQPAAAEVG is encoded by the coding sequence GTGACCGGGCTGACCCCGTTCCGCCGACGGCTGCTCGACGCGATCCCGCCGGCTATGGACCGGCTCGCGCCGCATCCCAGCACAGCCTTCGTCTGGCCGACCGAACACTGCTCGGTCGGCTGCGCGCACTGCAACTTCGCCTCCGTCCCGCGCCGCGGGCCCGCGGCGCCTGGCATGGATCCGGACGACCTGGTCCGTTGGCTGGTCGAGGCGGGCGCGAAGCGGGTGGTCCTCTGCGGCGGCGGTGAACCGCTGGACGAGCCGGACTTCTGTACCGCGGTCATCGCCTCGTGCGCGCGTACCTCGCTCGACTTCGGTCTCTACACCGGTGGGCACTCACTGTCCGCACCCCGCCCGCCCGAGGAGTACATCCGCACCTGGCAGGCTTTGCGCGGGCCCCGGCCGCAAGGGCGATTCTGGCTGAGACTGAGCCTGGACGCCTTCCACGCCGACCGGATCGGTACCCGCGTCGTCGCCGAGTGGATCACCAAGGCCGAGGCGCTCGCCCCGGACTGGCGTGTCACCCTGCGTACGCTGCGGGTGGAGCACGACACCAGTCTGGCCGAACTGGCCGGTCACCTCGGCGCGCGGATCCGCGACGCACCGAACGGCTCCGCCCGGCTGGTGCTACCCAGCGGGCGTGGCGTCGTCGTCGAGCGCATGTCGTTCATCGTGGACGGTCGGGGGACCGTCGACCTGCTTCGCCGTCGCGGCCTGGCGCTACCCGCCGAGGACGAGCAGCGGCTCGCACCCTGGCAGTCCCTTGTCGGCCGGTCGAACCGGTTGGGCCGGCCGCTGTCCCGCCGGCTCACCGTCGGCGCCCGGCACGTCGACCTCGAGATTCACGCCGACGCGAGCGTGCACGTGCTGGAGTCCCAGCCGTTCGACGCACGGTTGTCCTGGCGTGAGTACGACTGGCCCGCGATGAGAGAACGGTACTACCGGGACCCGATGATTCACGCCGTCGCCTGGGGCGGACTGGACCTGCCCGCTCAACTGCTGCGTGAGGCGATGCAGGAGGGGGTGGCCGAGCGGTCGATCGTACCGTTCTCCCTGGAGAAGCTGTGCGACGCTCAGGTCCTGGACTGGATCACCGCCCGCGCCGTGCTGCACCTGGCGGAGATCTTCGATTACCCGCCCGCCGCGGTACAGGACGCCCAGCGGTTGCTGGCGCGAGCGCAGCCCGCGGCGGCCGAGGTGGGGTGA